Part of the Neisseria brasiliensis genome is shown below.
CTGTGGTTGCGAATGTCGCTTTGGTTGAGGGTGTCCGTCTGAAAGCGGTTGCGGTTGTTTTGTTCGGCGGCTTCGGATGAGGTGATGATACCGCCTTTTAAGTCGGTATGGTTTTTCACATTCACTTGGAAGCCGTCGTCGCCGGCAAAGAGGCCGGATTGTTCGATAACGCTGGCATGGTCGGCATTGGTGTTGCTTTTGCCGTAGCTACCGCCGGCTGATGCGCCGTAGCCGACGGTAATCTGGCCGCTGAGATTTTGCCGGCGGCTGCGGTAAACGGCGGTATCCTGTACGCTTTCGATGTTGAGGTTTTGGGTGGTAAGGGCGATGCCTTTGCCGCTGACCTGCGCGCCTTTGAGGGTGGTGTCGCCGCCGCTTTGGATGACGGTGTGACTACCGGCGTCGCCGATATGGGTATGGCGGTGGGTCACGTCGTCGCCGTTGCCGTAACCTTTGCCGTAGTTGCCGCCGCCGGTAAAGCCGAAGGCAAGGCCGTTTTGACCGTAGCTGACGGCAACCCCGGCATTCCAGCCGCTGCTGCGGTTGTCGCTGCGTTCGCTGTGGTGTTGTTCGGCCGATTGCAGCAAGATGTCTTGGGCGCGCAGCAGGGTACCTTCTTTACCGGCCACGTCGGAACCGGTGATGTTCAGACGGCCTTCGTCCGCCATCAGGCTGACTTGGCCGCCGCCGATGACTTGGCTGGCTTGGGCGGTGGTGCCTTCGGTATGGCTTTGGTTGTTGGCTGCTTCGTTGCGCAGGTTGGCGGAGGTGAGATAATAAAATGCCGTCTGAAAAATTGACAAGATTTTTTCAGACGGCATTAATTTCAAATCCATAGAACGCGTGCGTGCCGGGGCACACACCCTACCTGTGGATTTTAGGTTTCATGCGGGCTACGGCTTGCTAGACATTGTATTTGTTATTCCAATATCAGCTTCATACCATATTCTTCCACCTTTTGAAGGTAAAATATTAGTTGCATTTGCGAAAATATCTCCTCCTAATTGTCCACCTGGTACAGTATTATTTAGAGCTTTACCAGGTTTCCAACCTTTTTTCATAGCAAGCGTAGGTTGGGTTGAAAACCCAACAAGACCTTATACTTTTAAGTCATGTTGGGTCATGACCCAACCTACGCTTGCTTTAATGAATAGTTCTGTATTCTCCATTTATCTTTCTATACATAGCACCAATATAAATTTCCCTTGTGTAAATATAAAAAAGATTATTATCTATATCTATAGATATTTTAAATATATTTTCTTCTATTTTACATATTGAAAAGTATAAATTGTTTATTTTTTTTTCTAATAATATTTGAATATCGCCTGAATATTTTATATCAATTGCTATTAGAGAAATCATAAATAAGTCATCTCTAAAGGGACCATCTTGATTCTCTACTAAAGGGAGCGATAAGCTCATAGTGAGATCACCACCCTCTTCTAAATAAAAATTGCCATCCTCAACGAAAATTGGATAATCAAAAAGATTTTTCCAGCTATTTTTTAATATAAATTGCCATTTTTTATTTATCCTTATTGGAATACCATTAAAAAACTTAAACTCACTCAATATGTTTGTTTGCATTATTTTGTCCTTTTATATGGAATATGGTCTGGAACGTTACGATTCTTAGGATAGCTTATTGGCTCACCATATTGACTACGAGATAGAGAGTTGGAAACTAAACTAGCTTCAGCTTGGCTTTCCCAAATAGTAGGGTTGATTTTCATTTCCTTAGAATAATGACGAACATTCCAATGTGCAGGCTGGGATGAGTTGGTGTCAATTAAATTTCCACTATCCGTTACCAGATACATATGCCCCAAATGATGTCTTTGAAGTACAACATATTCACCTTTAGTATTTTGATAAAGATATTCAACAGCACGATCATTTATATTACGAGCTGGATCCCTATAAGTTACAAATCTCACAGCCAACGGCTTATCATTTTTCAAAATATGCCCAGACCTTTTAGCTTCATTAAATGCCGCTTTTTCAGATTGAGAAGCATTGTTCAACCTAGATACAGCATAGGACATATTCTTTCTGCTCGCCTCTAAGTCAACAACGGAATTACCATTTCTATCCAATATTCTTACCAAAGGTACTCGATAGCCCAATCGCTCCAATTGCTGCTGTGTCTCAAGTAATTTCTCGTATTGTAATTCCCTACTTAATTGTGCCCATGATTGTTTAATGTCGCTGAGATTTCCTGTCAACAAACTAAATAATTCATCTGTAGCATCCGCAGTCAGTTCAATCCGTTGTTGTCTTCGGACATGTCTCGCTGCTGCTGTGTTATTCTCCACTGCCGTCTGCGCAGCCTGCCCGCCGGCTACCCAGTCCGATCCCGAGCCGCCTGCAGCCGCACCTACCGCCACTCCGCCCAAGCTCAGGATGCTCGAAACCGTCTGCTTCTGCTCGGCGGTTAATTTACTGCCGTCTTTCTCGCCATACAGCCATCGGCTTACATACGGCGCGGCGGCTTCTGCGCCTCCTGCGCTGATTGCGGCGGTGAGGGCGTTGTGGTCTCCGGCTGCTGAAGTGGCCGCAGCGATGACGCCGTGGGCCACTGCGCGGGCGGTTTCTTGTGCGGCGGTTAATTGGCCGTCTGAATTTTGAGCGGCTACGCCTTTAAAGTATTGGCCGATTTGGTAGGCGGCGGCAGGGCTGGCGGTGGCGGCGGCGATACCCAATGCGCTGTCGGTCGGTGCGCTCAAACCTGTGGCCACGGCAGCTAGGGCTACGCCGCCTTTTTGCCAATCGTCGGCTTTTTGATGGTGCTCGTTGGCGGTTTGTACGGCTTCGCGGTAGGTGGCCAAATCGCCGTTTTGCAATGCTTGGGCGGCTTCGTTTTCTGCTGCTTTGGCCAATTCTTTATGATTGTCAACTTTGCGGTTGATTTCGGTTCTGGCTTCCTGCACATTTCTGCTGAAATCCTGACTCACACTGCGCTGCAAATCAATCTCGTTCTGAACCTTCTCTTTATCAAACACATTGTTCAGACGGCCTGAGTTGGCTTCGGCGGTTTCGCTGCGGGTGGCGGTGTAAACCGATGCTGCCTGTGTGCCGTCGGTGTCGTTGCCGATGACGATGTTGCGCGTTCCGATGCCGCTCTTGGTGAAGCTGCTTTGGCTGTCGCCGTCGCTGCCGTAGCCGAGGGTGCTGCCGATGCTGTTTTTACCGGCAACGTTTTGAATATGGCTGCCGGCTTCGGGCGCTTTTTGCCCCAGTGTCTGACCGCTGAGCGTAGCCGATACGCCGATGCCGAAACCGTCGGCGTCATAGCGGCTGTGGTTGTGAATGTCGCTTTGGTTGAGGGTGGCCGTCTGAAAGCGGTTTTTGCCGTTTTGCTCGGCGGCTTCGGAAGAAGTAATCATACCGCCTTTTAAGTCGGTATGGTTTTTCACATTCACTTGGAAGCCGTCGTCGCCGGCGAAGAGGCCGGATTGTTCGGTAACGCTGAGGTGGTCGGCGTTGGTTTTGCTTCGGTTGTAATCGGCACTCGCGGATGCGCCGTAACCGACGGTGACCGAGCCGCTGATGTTTTGTTGGCGGCTGCGGTAAACGGCGCTGTCTTGTACGCTTTCGATATTGAGGTTTCGGGCAGTGAGGGCGATGCCTTTGCCGCTGACCTGTGCGCCTTTCAGGGTGGTGTCGACGCTGCTTTGGATCACGGTATGGCCGTCGGCATCGCCGATGCGGCTGTGGCGGTGGGTCACGTCATCACCGTTGCCGTAACCTTTGCCGCGGTTGCCGCCGACGGTAAAGCCGACAGCCGGTTTGCCGCTTTGCAATGCGACGGCTACCCCGGCATTCCAGCCGCTGCTGCGGTTGTCGCTGCGTTCGCTGTGGTGTTGTTCGGCCGATTGCAACACGATGTCTTGGGCGCGCAGCAGGGTACCTTCTTTACCGGCCACGTCGGAGCCGGTGATGTTCAGACGGCCTTCGTCGGCCATCAGGCTGACTTGGCCGCCGCCGATGACTTGGCTGCCTTGGGCGGTGGTGCCTTCGGTATGGCTTTGGTCGGTGTTTTTTTGTTGGCCGTAGGTAAAGGAGACGCTGATGTTGGCGGCGTCGGCGGCGGATTTCAAATCGCCGTCGGATAGGGCGGCGGCGGTGTCCGACAAACCTTTCAGGTTGGCCGGGTGGCTTTCTTTGGCCAACAACTGACGTGTCTGCCATGCGGTATTGGCCGCGGCCATAGCGTTGACGCGGTCGTTTTTGCTTTGGCCGACGGTTTTGGCGGCCGCCACCGCGCTTTGTACGGCCTGAACGACGGGGACGTTCACCGCTACGGTCAGCCCTTTTTGTTCGAAGGTATGTTGGTAGTCGGTGGCGTAAGTATCCTGCGCCGCTTCGATGTCGATGTTGCGCGCACGAATCAATACGTCGCCTTCGGGCGCGGAGACGGTCGAGCCGGTTTGGCGGTAGTTTTGTGCGGCGGAAATGACGGTGTCGCCGGTTAAACTGCCGACGGTCGAACCGTGATTCACCAACGTTCGGCTGCCGCTGTCGGCGGCGTCTTTTTTGCTGCCGATCGTGAAACCGATGCCGCCCGAGCCCATCAGGCCGGATTTTTTGGTTTGGTGGAATTCGCTGTCGTGATAGCTGCTTTGTGCGGCGGTGATGTCGGCATCATTGCCTGCCGTCAATAGCGTGAGGCCGTCTGAAACCACGTTACTGCCGCGGACGGTTAAATCGTTATCGGCTGCAATCAGCACTTGGGCGCCGCTGATTTCGCTGCCAACGGCCTCGTCATGCCGGCGGCGGTATTGGTCGAGGCTGGATTTTTTGGAAGCAAAACCGCGAGATTTGCTGTAAACCGATTCGTCCAAATCCAATGTTTGGCGGCCTTCGGTGATGCTGACGTTGCGGCCGTAGAGGGAAACGCTGCCTTCATCGCTGGCGATGCTGCCTTGGCGGATGCTTAAATCATCTTTGGCCGAAATCAGGATATCGCCCGCCGCGCTGATGGTGGTACCGGCTTCAGAAGTTTGGGTAACGTGGCGGTGGTTGCGGTCGCTCAATTCTCCCCGTTTACTGTGTGACTCGAGCTTGGCGGTGCCTAAATCGATGCGGCCGTCTGAAACGATTTGGGTTTGGCCCTTGGCCGCTTCGTTGCGCAGGTTGGCCGCCACAAAGTTGATGCTTTCGTTGGCTTTGAGGCTTAAGAGGCCGTCTGAAGCGTTGTTGACATACAAACCGGCCACACGGTCGATTTGGGTTTGACCGTTGCGCTCATCTCCACCGGTGACGGTGGTGGAGGCAACGCGAATGCGGTCGGCTTCAACGGCAAGGAGCGTGTCGGCTTCAACGGTGCCGCCTTCGATGTTCACGTCTTGGCCGCGTAAGCGTACTTTACCGCCTTGAACCACACCGCTGTTGGTGATGTCGGTAACGGCCAAATCAACGATTTTGCGTCCGGCCAGCGTACCGCTGTTGATGATGCTGCCCGTGCCGTCCATCGCCAGCTTGTCGGCACTGATTAAGCCGCCGTGGGCGTTGATGTCGCCGGGTTTGACGGTGAGGTAGACTTTGGGTGCCAACACATCCACCGTGCTGCCGTCGATTAAGGTGAGGGTTTGTGTTTCCAACCAGACGATGTCGCTGGTCAAACGGGCGATTTGTTCGGCGGAAAGGCGGATACCCGGCGTGAGCTGCTGCTCGCGGGCAAAGGTGATGCCGGCTTCCATCAGGGCTTTGAACTGCTCTTCGTCGTTGCTGTAGCCGTCGAGGCGGCGGTAGCCGGTTAAGCGGGCGACTTGCTCGTTCACCAGTTTTTGCTCGTAATAGCCGTCGCCCAGGCGTTTGTGCATGCTGCTTGGGTCGAGTTTGAGGGCGTTGAGCATATAATCGCTGCCCAGCCATTGTTTGTAGTTGGTAAAGGCAGGATCGGTTTCGACCAGATACGACGGATTAGCCGGGTTGACGGCATACAGGCTGGATGTGGGCAGCTTGGTATCGGTGTTGAGGGTTTTAATGGGCGCAGGGGTGCTGCCACCGTGGGTAACGGTGGTTGGGTTTGGAGTGGCGGTTTCCGTCAGGCTTTGAGGTTTGGCCAGTGAGGCATTTTCCTGATATTTAAGAGCCGGATTATCTAAATCGTGACTGAAGGTGCTTACAGGGTTATACGCGGTATGCTCTCGTTCTACGCGACGTGGCCGGCGTTTTTTGTCATACCAACGCTTTTCCCATGTAGAAAGGTGTTGCCGTCCGACGGTTTCTACTCGGCCTTGCCCTTTTGTGCCTTGATTGTTGATGTTTTCCTCTAGGCCGTCTGAATCCAAATTACCGTCAATCAATATGCGGCTGTCTGAGTTCAGCCAGCGGCTGCCCACAGCAGTCAGATTGCCGCCAACCAGAATTTCCGCTGGTTTGCTTGTTTTAATCCGCTGACGATATGTTTTGGTATGGTAATCCCATACATTCCAATGTTCGGCTTCAACTTGGCTGCCATCCGGGAAATGAAAGCCGGCGGTCTTTTGGTCTTTTTCACCGCGCGAATTATCAAACGTCCCATCCCTGCCTTCACGATAACGGACAGCCTCTCCCTCTGGTGCGTATTCTTTGATTTGCTCGCTGGTTTCCGCCAGATATTCTTCCAATTCGAAGTGTTTGTTCGGGTTTTCCAGAGTTTTCGCTGCGATTCGTGCATTCCCACCGGCTTCAATCGTAGCACTGGCATTCACCAAACGGTCGGCCATGCCTTGCGCCTGATGCTGCTCATCCAAGCTGCCGCCGATGCTCAGGCTGCCTTCGCTGTTCAGCTTGGCATGCTCCTGATTCACAATCTCCTTCGCCCCCACGGCCAAATGCTCGCGCGCGGCAATGGTGGCGGCTTTGGTTTCGCCATTGGCCGTTTCTTCTTTATTTACCAGTTTGCCTGCTTCAACGCCCACCCAGTCACCATACACGCGGCCGGTACCGATGTTCAATACGGTATCGCCCGCTTCTAAAAGCGTTAAGCCGTTGCTGTTGATTAGACCACGGTTGGTAATATTGTCGGCTTTAAGACGGGTATCACTGCCGGATTGGATGACACCGGTAGAGGTATGGTTGATGTTTTCAGCTTCCAAGAGTACAAAGCGGCCGCCTTCCAGCGTGTAGCTGTTGTTGAGGTCGCCTTCGCTGCTGATGTGCAAACCTTGTCCGGCGCGGATGTCTTGTTCGGCGGTAAAGCTGTCTTTGAGCTTGAGCGACAGGTTTTGATTGGCGGCCAGCGTGCCTTGCTTGGCGAGTGTTTGGGCTTGGATATCGAGGTTTTGCCCAGCCAGGATTTCGCCCGAGGCGTTGTTCAGCGTTAAGGTTTGCTGATTGCCGTCGTGGATGCGGATGTTTTTGGCGGAACCGATCAGGCCGCTTTGGTTGTTGAGGCCGTCTGAAACCTTGAGTTCGGTCATTTCATCGCTGCGGATTTTGCCTGAGGTATTGTCCAGACGGACAGCTTCGGCTTTCAGACGGCCTGTATCGATTTGGCCGTTTGGATTGAGCAGGGAAGCGGCTTTGATATCGGCTTCCTGGTTAACGGTGAGTTGGCCGTTGCTATTGTCTAAGGTTTGGACGGCCGCAGCCAAGCTGCCCCCGGATTGCAGGCTCCCTTCGCGGTTATCGGTGGTTTGGTTGCGGATGGCGAGGGTTTCGGTGGTGGTGAGTTTACCTTGGCGGTTGTCCAATGTTTGCGCGGTAATCTCGGCTTGGCGGGTGATGATTTCGCCTTCGCGGTTGTCCAGCAATGCGCCTTGGGCATTGAGCTTGCCCAAATGCAGTTTGCCGCTGTTGGCCAGGCTGTTTTGCGTGCTTAATTCGATGCCGTCGTTGGCGGTAAGGTTGCCGCTGTTGTCCAGGCCGTCTGAAACTTTTAAACGGCCTTGGGCAAGATTGAGTGGCGCGGCTGCGGTTTGGCTTTGACTTTGGGTAGAACCCGCGCCGGTTGCGGTGGTCGGCGCGGCGGGTGCAGCAGGGGAGGCTTTGCTGCCCTTGCCGGAAGCATGGTCTTGCTCGGCATAACCGATTAAACCGCTGTTGTTCAATTTGTCGGCTTCAATAGTGAGGCTTTGCAAGCCGGTTTGCGCCATATTGCCGCTGTTGTTCAGACGGCCGGTTTCGATGTCGAAACGGGCAGCCTGCAGGGTTTGGCTGTTGTCGAGGTTTTGCGTGCGGATATTCAGTTCGTCGGATGAGGTGATCAGACCGCTGTTGCTGACTTTCGGGCTTTGAATCGCGGTTTTGCCTTGAGATGATACGCTGCCGCTGTTAATAAAGTCGGCCGCGTTTATTGAAACTGCCGAACCTTGCCCGCTTGGGGTTTGACCGCTAGCGACAATGCTGCCGCTGTTGCCGATTTTGCCGTCGGCACTCAGGGTCACGCCGCCAGCCGTGGCAAAGGCTTGGCCGGCATGATGAATGGCCGAGCCTTTGTCGGTAGAAACCAGCGTAATTTTGTTGGCATACATGCCGCCCAGTTGTGCGGTGTCGATGGCCACAGCAGGAGCAGGGCGGCCGTCTGAAACTTGGGTGTGGCTGCCGTCCGCCGCCACATCGTTGCTGCCCGATACCACGCTTAAATCTTTTGCCCATACACCGGCATTGATTTGCGCGGCACGAGCCAAAATGCGGGTGTAGTCGGCACTTGAAGTGTCCAAACCGCCGCCGTTGACGGCGATATTGCCGTCACGCACTTGGAAGCCGGTGAGATTGCCATTGTCAAACAACGGCTTACCCGTGGTGAGCGTTACCCCCGACGCATTGATAAAACCTGCGCCGTTTACCTGAATACCGGCAGGATTGGCCAATACCACATCGGCACGACGACCCGCCACTTCCACATAACCGTTCAGCAGCGACGGATTGACGCTGTTGACCTGATTCACAATCACCTTGGCTTCGCCGCGCGCCAGCCACGGATTACCCTGTATCCAACCGGCCTGCTGCGTCTGCACATTGCTGCGGCTGTTGTTCAAGATGGCACCGCGTTTGTCCACGTCGAATTGGCGGTATTGGTTGACCGACACACCGCCTGCGGTCGGGGTTTGGATGTTGACTTGCGGCAGCCCATTGGCCGTCTGTAAAACGGTGGGTTGTTGGCTCAAAGGCGCGGACTTGTCCGCCGAAATCCCTGCGGCATAGGCCGGTACCATCACGGCCGAACCGACCGCCAGCAACACCGAAAACGCCGCCGTGTGCATTTGAAACTTGGCAGCACCTTGCGAGAGGCCGTCTGAAACAGCCGCTTCGCTGTCTTGCACGTTTTTACCGTCGCGGGTGGTGTTTTCGGCAACGGCCATCATCATGCCGCGCTTTTTATTGAAGATAACTTTGTAGCAGGTTTTGTTCATGGCGGATTCCTATGAAGCAAGAATACCCCCATGCCTTCGGTTTTCAGACGGCATGAGGGTAGGGATGGGATTAGAAACTGTAATTCAGATTGATGCCGACAGTCGTGTTGGCAGTACGGAAATGTTCGGGCTTTTTAATGGGTTTACCCACGAAAACGTCATAGAAGAACTGTCCGCCCGCCTTAACCTGACCGCGTGCACCTACGGCTGCACCGGTCAAACTTTGCCCCAGTAAATATTCGGCAGAACGGCCGGAAACATGGCCGGTATCCATCCTCAGATAAAACTGATGATTAGGTTGATAGTGCCAAGACAAATCATTGCGCCAATACCAGCCGCGCTCGGCGGATAAGGTCGTTTCGCCGTCAAAACCACGAACGGTATAACGGTTGCCGATAGAAATTTTGTCCAAAGGTGTCAATGGCGTTTTATTCCATTGCGCATGAAGATTACTGTCGAACGTAAGATTCTGTTTGCCTAACTGAAACGGCAGATTGACACCGGCATCGGCAGTGAGGATTTTCATGCGGGATGTGCCTTCACCAAAGGCTTCTTCGGGCGCAGACAGGCTGTTGTTCCGCCCCGTGCCACGCTTGTAACCCAAGCCCAAGTTCAGTGTGGCTTGGCCGATGTATTCCTTATGGTTTAAATTGGCAGACCAACCGGCCGTGCGGCGGCGTTGCACTTCGATTTCCGCATCATTGATAAAGCTTTGCGTTTCACGTTGCCACAATTTGAATGCAGCGTGGGTTTTACGGCGGGCATCACGGTAAAGCAGGCGGCTCACGCCAACATCGCTGTTCCAGCTTTTACCGTTGTAGTCATATATCTCCGAATCACCAGCCACCGCCTGATGATAACGGTAGTAGCTGTGGTTCCAAGACCATAACCATTTGCCGAACGGTACTGAATAATGGAAGGCATACCCATTGGTTCCACCTTTAACCGTATGACCGTCTGAATCCGTTTCTGCCGACCGCGTACCCAAATCATGGCTATACGAGGCATAAAACAAATCACTCAGACCAAACGGATTATCGGCAGAGAAAGTCGCATTGCCTTGATAACGACCGGTGGCTTTGCTGCCTGAATTATCAAAACCCAAAGTAAAACGATAAGGTAGGGTACGTTGCCGCCACTGCACCACCACATCAGTGACATTCGGCGTTTCAGACGGCACAATTTGAATATCTGCCTCAGCCGTCGGAATACGCTTGAGGTTTTCCAAACCCTGTTCCAAATCACGCAGATTCAACAGGCCGTCTGAAGCAGAAGGAAATTCGTTTTGAAATGCGGTAATCCGACCGACATGGGTTGCTGCGGCATGGCTTTCATCAAAACGGATGCGGCCGATCTTGCCCGCCATAACCGTCAAGACCAGCTTGCCGCTGTTCAAGTCCTGCGGTGCCGCCAAAATACGCGTGGAGGTGTAACCGCGCTCGATAATTGCATTTTGCGCCAAAGTCATGATGTGGTTAATGCCTTGTGCACCCAAACACATCCCGGGCTTGAAACCGGATTGTTTGATGGCTTTATTCAGTGCAAATTGGAATTTGTTTGCAGAATCGCCAACCAAAGAAATATCGTGAACGGTGAAACAGGGCAATTCGTTTTGAGGAAGCAGCAATGAGGAAACGGCTTCTGCGGTTCGGTCTAAGCGCACATCCGGGGCAGACTGCATTTGCTGCTCAAGTTGGCGGAGACGTTGCTGCTCCTGCCGGGCTTGTTCTTGCTGAATCAGACCTGCTTGTCGTTCATCAGCCAGAGCCGGCATAGCCGTAGTTGCCAGCAAAGCGAACGGCAACATCAATGAACGGCAGCTTGAAGAAAAGTGAAAGGCGGACATGCTTGGAACCTGTAAGGTGTTTGACTGAGCCATGTTATTGGAATAGGGTAAAGAAAAGCAAAGTTCATACAACCAAAGGTCAATTATTTGGATAGTCGGCCACTTCAATTAGTAATTGACTTGTTATTTTATATAATATAATCAATATTATATTTGAAATTCACCTTAAATTTAGGGCCGAGTGAATGAATTGCGCGATAGCAGGGGAAATCCACACTATTTCAGTCAAAATAGATATTGTTGTTGCATAAAAAACGGCTGCCGAAGCAGCCGTTGGGGTTTAGCGTTTACCGCACAGAATCAACAAGTCTTC
Proteins encoded:
- a CDS encoding ShlB/FhaC/HecB family hemolysin secretion/activation protein — its product is MSAFHFSSSCRSLMLPFALLATTAMPALADERQAGLIQQEQARQEQQRLRQLEQQMQSAPDVRLDRTAEAVSSLLLPQNELPCFTVHDISLVGDSANKFQFALNKAIKQSGFKPGMCLGAQGINHIMTLAQNAIIERGYTSTRILAAPQDLNSGKLVLTVMAGKIGRIRFDESHAAATHVGRITAFQNEFPSASDGLLNLRDLEQGLENLKRIPTAEADIQIVPSETPNVTDVVVQWRQRTLPYRFTLGFDNSGSKATGRYQGNATFSADNPFGLSDLFYASYSHDLGTRSAETDSDGHTVKGGTNGYAFHYSVPFGKWLWSWNHSYYRYHQAVAGDSEIYDYNGKSWNSDVGVSRLLYRDARRKTHAAFKLWQRETQSFINDAEIEVQRRRTAGWSANLNHKEYIGQATLNLGLGYKRGTGRNNSLSAPEEAFGEGTSRMKILTADAGVNLPFQLGKQNLTFDSNLHAQWNKTPLTPLDKISIGNRYTVRGFDGETTLSAERGWYWRNDLSWHYQPNHQFYLRMDTGHVSGRSAEYLLGQSLTGAAVGARGQVKAGGQFFYDVFVGKPIKKPEHFRTANTTVGINLNYSF
- a CDS encoding two-partner secretion domain-containing protein, with the translated sequence MNKTCYKVIFNKKRGMMMAVAENTTRDGKNVQDSEAAVSDGLSQGAAKFQMHTAAFSVLLAVGSAVMVPAYAAGISADKSAPLSQQPTVLQTANGLPQVNIQTPTAGGVSVNQYRQFDVDKRGAILNNSRSNVQTQQAGWIQGNPWLARGEAKVIVNQVNSVNPSLLNGYVEVAGRRADVVLANPAGIQVNGAGFINASGVTLTTGKPLFDNGNLTGFQVRDGNIAVNGGGLDTSSADYTRILARAAQINAGVWAKDLSVVSGSNDVAADGSHTQVSDGRPAPAVAIDTAQLGGMYANKITLVSTDKGSAIHHAGQAFATAGGVTLSADGKIGNSGSIVASGQTPSGQGSAVSINAADFINSGSVSSQGKTAIQSPKVSNSGLITSSDELNIRTQNLDNSQTLQAARFDIETGRLNNSGNMAQTGLQSLTIEADKLNNSGLIGYAEQDHASGKGSKASPAAPAAPTTATGAGSTQSQSQTAAAPLNLAQGRLKVSDGLDNSGNLTANDGIELSTQNSLANSGKLHLGKLNAQGALLDNREGEIITRQAEITAQTLDNRQGKLTTTETLAIRNQTTDNREGSLQSGGSLAAAVQTLDNSNGQLTVNQEADIKAASLLNPNGQIDTGRLKAEAVRLDNTSGKIRSDEMTELKVSDGLNNQSGLIGSAKNIRIHDGNQQTLTLNNASGEILAGQNLDIQAQTLAKQGTLAANQNLSLKLKDSFTAEQDIRAGQGLHISSEGDLNNSYTLEGGRFVLLEAENINHTSTGVIQSGSDTRLKADNITNRGLINSNGLTLLEAGDTVLNIGTGRVYGDWVGVEAGKLVNKEETANGETKAATIAAREHLAVGAKEIVNQEHAKLNSEGSLSIGGSLDEQHQAQGMADRLVNASATIEAGGNARIAAKTLENPNKHFELEEYLAETSEQIKEYAPEGEAVRYREGRDGTFDNSRGEKDQKTAGFHFPDGSQVEAEHWNVWDYHTKTYRQRIKTSKPAEILVGGNLTAVGSRWLNSDSRILIDGNLDSDGLEENINNQGTKGQGRVETVGRQHLSTWEKRWYDKKRRPRRVEREHTAYNPVSTFSHDLDNPALKYQENASLAKPQSLTETATPNPTTVTHGGSTPAPIKTLNTDTKLPTSSLYAVNPANPSYLVETDPAFTNYKQWLGSDYMLNALKLDPSSMHKRLGDGYYEQKLVNEQVARLTGYRRLDGYSNDEEQFKALMEAGITFAREQQLTPGIRLSAEQIARLTSDIVWLETQTLTLIDGSTVDVLAPKVYLTVKPGDINAHGGLISADKLAMDGTGSIINSGTLAGRKIVDLAVTDITNSGVVQGGKVRLRGQDVNIEGGTVEADTLLAVEADRIRVASTTVTGGDERNGQTQIDRVAGLYVNNASDGLLSLKANESINFVAANLRNEAAKGQTQIVSDGRIDLGTAKLESHSKRGELSDRNHRHVTQTSEAGTTISAAGDILISAKDDLSIRQGSIASDEGSVSLYGRNVSITEGRQTLDLDESVYSKSRGFASKKSSLDQYRRRHDEAVGSEISGAQVLIAADNDLTVRGSNVVSDGLTLLTAGNDADITAAQSSYHDSEFHQTKKSGLMGSGGIGFTIGSKKDAADSGSRTLVNHGSTVGSLTGDTVISAAQNYRQTGSTVSAPEGDVLIRARNIDIEAAQDTYATDYQHTFEQKGLTVAVNVPVVQAVQSAVAAAKTVGQSKNDRVNAMAAANTAWQTRQLLAKESHPANLKGLSDTAAALSDGDLKSAADAANISVSFTYGQQKNTDQSHTEGTTAQGSQVIGGGQVSLMADEGRLNITGSDVAGKEGTLLRAQDIVLQSAEQHHSERSDNRSSGWNAGVAVALQSGKPAVGFTVGGNRGKGYGNGDDVTHRHSRIGDADGHTVIQSSVDTTLKGAQVSGKGIALTARNLNIESVQDSAVYRSRQQNISGSVTVGYGASASADYNRSKTNADHLSVTEQSGLFAGDDGFQVNVKNHTDLKGGMITSSEAAEQNGKNRFQTATLNQSDIHNHSRYDADGFGIGVSATLSGQTLGQKAPEAGSHIQNVAGKNSIGSTLGYGSDGDSQSSFTKSGIGTRNIVIGNDTDGTQAASVYTATRSETAEANSGRLNNVFDKEKVQNEIDLQRSVSQDFSRNVQEARTEINRKVDNHKELAKAAENEAAQALQNGDLATYREAVQTANEHHQKADDWQKGGVALAAVATGLSAPTDSALGIAAATASPAAAYQIGQYFKGVAAQNSDGQLTAAQETARAVAHGVIAAATSAAGDHNALTAAISAGGAEAAAPYVSRWLYGEKDGSKLTAEQKQTVSSILSLGGVAVGAAAGGSGSDWVAGGQAAQTAVENNTAAARHVRRQQRIELTADATDELFSLLTGNLSDIKQSWAQLSRELQYEKLLETQQQLERLGYRVPLVRILDRNGNSVVDLEASRKNMSYAVSRLNNASQSEKAAFNEAKRSGHILKNDKPLAVRFVTYRDPARNINDRAVEYLYQNTKGEYVVLQRHHLGHMYLVTDSGNLIDTNSSQPAHWNVRHYSKEMKINPTIWESQAEASLVSNSLSRSQYGEPISYPKNRNVPDHIPYKRTK
- a CDS encoding ribonuclease domain-containing protein; the encoded protein is MKKGWKPGKALNNTVPGGQLGGDIFANATNILPSKGGRIWYEADIGITNTMSSKP
- a CDS encoding hemagglutinin repeat-containing protein, with the protein product MDLKLMPSEKILSIFQTAFYYLTSANLRNEAANNQSHTEGTTAQASQVIGGGQVSLMADEGRLNITGSDVAGKEGTLLRAQDILLQSAEQHHSERSDNRSSGWNAGVAVSYGQNGLAFGFTGGGNYGKGYGNGDDVTHRHTHIGDAGSHTVIQSGGDTTLKGAQVSGKGIALTTQNLNIESVQDTAVYRSRRQNLSGQITVGYGASAGGSYGKSNTNADHASVIEQSGLFAGDDGFQVNVKNHTDLKGGIITSSEAAEQNNRNRFQTDTLNQSDIRNHSRYDADGFGIGVSGSLSGQTLGQKAPAADSRLQTVAGKNSIGSTLGYGSDGDSQSSFTKSGIGTRNIVIGNDTDGTQAASVYTATRSETAEANSGRLNNVFDKEKVQNEIDLQRNVSQDFSRNVQEVKSELNRHIADLDARKEAGFISNEEYEKQLAKYDTLKLLTDTVSMGLATPSDSLGGSLLAAATPAVSREIGDYFKKLDPETGKDRQGTPAHLAAHMVWNAAVAYATGNNTAAAALSAGSAEAAAPVISN